The following are encoded together in the Bradyrhizobium genosp. L genome:
- the tolQ gene encoding protein TolQ, with the protein MNPADVAQSTLPLASSDVSLIALFLQAHWVVKCVMLGLLSCSVWVWAIAIDKVLLYARTKRAMDRFEQAFWSGQSIEELYRALSAKPTQSMAACFVAAMREWKRSFESQSRSFAGLQARIDKVMNVSIAREVERLERRLLVLATVGSAGPFVGLFGTVWGIMSSFQSIAASKNTSLAVVAPGIAEALFATAIGLIAAIPATIFYNKFTSEVNRQAQRLEGFADEFSAILSRQIDERG; encoded by the coding sequence ATGAATCCCGCCGACGTGGCTCAGTCGACGCTGCCGCTGGCATCGAGCGATGTGTCGCTGATCGCGCTGTTTTTGCAGGCCCATTGGGTCGTCAAATGCGTCATGCTGGGACTTTTGTCCTGCTCGGTCTGGGTCTGGGCGATCGCGATCGACAAGGTCCTGCTGTACGCCCGCACCAAGCGCGCCATGGACCGCTTCGAGCAGGCGTTCTGGTCGGGACAGTCGATCGAGGAGCTGTATCGGGCGTTGTCGGCGAAGCCGACCCAGTCGATGGCGGCCTGTTTCGTCGCCGCGATGCGGGAGTGGAAACGCTCCTTCGAGAGCCAGTCACGCTCCTTTGCCGGCCTGCAGGCCCGGATCGACAAGGTCATGAACGTCTCGATCGCCCGCGAGGTGGAGCGGCTGGAACGGCGGCTCCTGGTGCTGGCGACCGTCGGCTCGGCCGGCCCCTTTGTCGGCCTGTTCGGCACCGTCTGGGGCATCATGTCGAGCTTCCAGTCGATTGCGGCCTCGAAAAACACCTCCCTGGCGGTGGTGGCGCCGGGTATCGCGGAAGCGCTGTTTGCCACCGCGATCGGCCTGATCGCCGCAATTCCGGCGACAATTTTCTACAATAAGTTCACCTCGGAGGTGAACCGGCAGGCCCAGCGCCTGGAAGGTTTCGCCGACGAGTTCTCCGCCATCCTGTCGCGTCAGATCGACGAGCGGGGTTGA